The following are encoded in a window of Poecile atricapillus isolate bPoeAtr1 chromosome 3, bPoeAtr1.hap1, whole genome shotgun sequence genomic DNA:
- the LOC131577272 gene encoding pantetheinase-like, which translates to MLPSQALLPAVLFALAALQALASDTFMAAVYEHAVILPGPTEEPVSPDSALALMNKNMDVLEGAIKEAAQQGAHIIVTPEDGIYGWRFTRESIYPYLEDIPDPVVNWIPCTDPSRFGPAPVQERLSCMARNNSIYVVANIGDKKPCDSSDPDCPRDGRYQYNTDVVFDTQGKLVARYHKYNLFRGETQFNYPKEPEAVIFETPFGKFGTFTCFDILFYEPAVVLVSKMQVDTVLFPTAWMNVLPFLTAIEFHSAWAMGMRVNLLSANTHNTSMAMTGSGLFTPEGPATYHYDSATEEGRLLLAEMRTHPRLSPTYPPAINWSLYATSIKKFPGENDTFSGAVRKDIFTFSELKHKDGNYTVCQGDLCCHLVYQMSNKRKDEVYVLGAFDGLHGSVIKYHWQICSLLKCPSTNLSTCGQPVETAQTKFEMFSLSGTFGTSYVFPEVLYSGVQLAPGEFQVLRDGRLNSKRGTSKPLLTATLFGRLYEKDQPHPLRISP; encoded by the exons aTGCTCCCTTCCCAGGCTCTCCTGCCCGCAGTGCTGTTTGCACTCGCAGCCCTTCAGGCCCTTGCCTCTGACACCTTCATGGCAGCTGTCTACGAGCACGCCGTCATCCTGCCAGGTCCCACTGAGGAGCCTGTTTCTCCCGACAGTGCTTTGGCCCTGATGAACAAAAACATGGATGTCCTGGAAGGGGCCATCAAGGAAGCTGCCCAGCAG GGTGCCCACATCATCGTGACTCCTGAAGACGGCATCTATGGCTGGCGATTCACAAGAGAATCCATCTACCCCTACCTGGAGGATATCCCAGATCCAGTGGTGAATTGGATTCCCTGCACTGACCCCTCAAG ATTTGGTCCAGCACCAGTGCAGGAACGACTCAGCTGCATGGCCAGAAATAACTCCATCTATGTGGTTGCAAATATCGGGGACAAGAAGCCGTGTGACTCCAGCGATCCCGACTGCCCCAGGGACGGTCGCTACCAGTACAATACGGATGTTGTGTTTGACACACAGGGGAAACTGGTGGCTCGTTACCATAAG TACAATCTGTTTAGAGGTGAAACTCAGTTTAATTACCCAAAAGAGCCAGAAGCTGTCATCTTTGAGACTCCTTTTGGGAAGTTTGGCACTTTCACTTGCTTTGACATCCTTTTCTATGAGCCTGCCGTGGTTCTGGTGAGCAAGATGCAGGTGGACACCGTGCTCTTCCCAACAGCTTGGATGAATGTCCTGCCCTTTCTGACTGCAATTGAGTTTCACTCTGCTTGGGCTATGGGCATGCGTGTTAATTTACTTTCAGCAAATACTCACAACACCAGCATGGCAATGACAG GCAGTGGGCTGTTCACGCCAGAAGGACCTGCCACCTACCACTATGACAGTGCCACCGAGGAGGGACGGCTCCTGCTAGCAGAGATGAGAACACACCCCCGTCTTTCCCCCACCTACCCTCCTGCCATCAACTGGAGTTTGTATGCCACCAGCATCAAGAAATTTCCTGGAGAAAACGACACTTTCTCCGGAGCTGTCCGGAAGGATATATTCACTTTCAGTGAACTCAAGCACAAGGATGGAAATTACACTGTTTGCCAAGGAGACCTTTGCTGTCATCTAGTTTATCAGATGTCAAACAAGAGGAAAGATGAAGTTTATGTCCTGGGTGCATTTGATGGGCTTCACGGTTCTGTCATAAAGTACCATTGGCAG ATCTGCAGTCTGCTCAAGTGCCCCAGCACAAACCTGAGCACATGTGGGCAGCCCGTGGAGACGGCTCAGACCAAATTTGAGATGTTCTCCCTCAGCGGCACATTTGGCACCAGCTACGTCTTCCCAGAAGTGCTGTACAGCGGGGTGCAGCTGGCCCCCGGGGAGTTCCAG